The genomic region CGGATGCTTCAGGACAGCGGCCAGATCGACCTCGTCATCGGCCTTCTCTACGTGATCCTGCTCGGCTGGATCGGCGGCCTGATGCTGTGGGATGCGCTTCGAACGCTCGGCTATGTCGGCGCTCAGGAGCAGGCGGAACCGATCCGCCACACGCGCTGGCTGTCGTCGCTCCCGATGCGGTGGCGCTTCGCGGCCTCCGGCCTCTATATTTCACCGATCGCCCCGTTCCTGCTTGGCCTCGGGGCGGGCATATTGACCGTGCTGCTGGGTGTCGGCGGCGGATTCATCCTCGTCCCGGCGATGATCTACCTGCTGGGAATGCCGGCGCGCGTCGTCATCGGGACCTCGCTTGCGATGGTTCTGTCGGTCAGCGCGGCGACGACCTTCATCCATTCCGTCACCACGCATTCGGTCGACATCGTCCTTGCCGGCCTGCTTCTCGTCGGCGGCGTTTT from Sphingomonas anseongensis harbors:
- a CDS encoding sulfite exporter TauE/SafE family protein, which gives rise to MDIYLPIAGQSVNALLIILLGTVVGVLSGMFGVGGGFLTTPLLIFYGIPPSVAVASAATQITGASVAGVSVHLRRGGADLRMAGVMTVGGFIGSGFGALLFRMLQDSGQIDLVIGLLYVILLGWIGGLMLWDALRTLGYVGAQEQAEPIRHTRWLSSLPMRWRFAASGLYISPIAPFLLGLGAGILTVLLGVGGGFILVPAMIYLLGMPARVVIGTSLAMVLSVSAATTFIHSVTTHSVDIVLAGLLLVGGVFGAQYGAILATRIKPDLLRLALSVIILLVALRMFLGLFWRPDEIYSVAYM